In Oceanococcus atlanticus, the genomic stretch ATGGGTTTGAGCCCGTTGCGGTCAAATAATATCGACAGTGAATCGCCGTTTCGCACGACCAGTTCGCGGCTTTCAAGCCGAACAAGCTGCGCTTCGTCCTGGGGCTCTAGTGGGGCGGCGGGTGGTTGCGCTGCGAGATCCAGGAGTGCGGCGTTGCTGCGTTCGGTGTCTTCAAGGGCTGCGCTAGGGGGCGCGATTGCGGCCTGCGCACTTGAGATGGGGGCGATATCGTCGAGCAGCGAACGTGCTTCATGAGTGCGCGGGACGAGGGCGATGTCATCCTGGGCGGATGTTGCGCTCGCAAGCGCTTCTGGCGCGGGCTCGTCGTTGCGATCGCCAGCCAGATAGAATGCTAAAGCAAAAAGACCTGCGCCGATGGCCAGCTTGGGCGCGAGTCGCGCCGAGGCCGGAGTGTCGGGCTCCGTTACAATATAGTCAGATTTCATTACTGCTCGCCCCCAATACCCATGTGTACCCATATGCAGGTATTGGGACTGCAGCATACTTGAAGGTATCGCCTGAGGCTAGTGTTTTCATAGAGATACAGCCGGTTGCTTCAGCGCGATGGAAACAAATCGCCCTAACCATAGATAAAAGCTGACGAATGAATTTGGAAACGGCAGTGGCCGAACTTGCCCGCGGTGTTGCGGAACTGATTCCGGAAAGTGGCCTGCACGCATTATTAAAGACGGCGGCCAAGGAGAATCGTTCCCTGGTTGTTAAGGCTGGTTTTGACCCGACCGCGCCAGATCTTCATCTCGGGCACACTGTGTTGCTCAACAAAATGCGTCAGTTTCAGGAGCGTGGCCACGATGTGGTGTTCCTGATCGGGGATTTCACCGGGCGTATCGGTGATCCCACCGGCAAGAATGTAACGCGCAAGCCGCTGACAGAAGAACAGGTGCAGGCCAACGCTCGCACCTACGCCGAGCAGATATATAAGGTCCTGGATCGCGATAAGACGCGCATCGAGTTCAACTCCAAGTGGCTGGGCAGTATGAGTGCCAGCGACACCATCAAGCTGGCAGCTCAGTTCACGGTGGCTCGCATGCTGGAGCGCGACGACTTCGATAAACGCTACAAAGCTGGCCAGCCCATCGCAATCCACGAGTTCCTGTACCCGCTGATGCAGGGGCAGGACTCGGTCGCGCTCAAAGCCGATATTGAGCTGGGCGGCACGGACCAGAAATTCAATTTGCTGGTGGGGCGCCATCTGCAGGGGCAGGCTGGTCAGGCCCAGCAGGTGGTGATCACCATGCCGATTCTGGAGGGGCTTGATGGTGTCCAGAAGATGTCGAAGTCATTGGGCAATTACATCGGTATCAATGAGCCGCCGGATGAGATGTTTGGCAAGTTGATGTCGATATCCGACGACCTCATGTGGCGTTACTACGAACTGTTGAGCTTTGAATCTCTGGATGAGGTAGAGCGACGACGGGCTGCGGTGAACGATGGCAGTTTGCACCCCAA encodes the following:
- the tyrS gene encoding tyrosine--tRNA ligase, which produces MNLETAVAELARGVAELIPESGLHALLKTAAKENRSLVVKAGFDPTAPDLHLGHTVLLNKMRQFQERGHDVVFLIGDFTGRIGDPTGKNVTRKPLTEEQVQANARTYAEQIYKVLDRDKTRIEFNSKWLGSMSASDTIKLAAQFTVARMLERDDFDKRYKAGQPIAIHEFLYPLMQGQDSVALKADIELGGTDQKFNLLVGRHLQGQAGQAQQVVITMPILEGLDGVQKMSKSLGNYIGINEPPDEMFGKLMSISDDLMWRYYELLSFESLDEVERRRAAVNDGSLHPKQAKMDLSEEITARFHGPDAGVQARQAFDRRFAQGELPEDIDEIEIAVDSEGMGLAHLLRAMGLVSSTSEAMRMLKQGAVKLDQERVTDPKQVFLPGRSVLLQVGKRRIARGHLV